In Candidatus Mycalebacterium zealandia, one DNA window encodes the following:
- the rsmG gene encoding 16S rRNA (guanine(527)-N(7))-methyltransferase RsmG codes for MKLQKILTHSGAQLGLEIEPEMVEKFETYSDLLIKWASKINLTSITDPETIAVSHFIDSLTVLRHIEPGASVLDIGAGAGFPGIPVKICRPSINLVLADSREKRVFFMREIIRELELENTRAVKARAGKENGKIGGGFDVAVARAVAKSPEVARAALPLVKEGGIVLIMKGKNGAREWEEEERLIPQGSVFHTSEELTLPTSGEIRFVVALKKRKET; via the coding sequence ATGAAATTACAGAAAATACTCACACACAGCGGCGCGCAACTGGGGTTGGAAATTGAGCCCGAAATGGTTGAAAAGTTTGAGACCTACTCGGATTTGCTCATAAAATGGGCTTCAAAAATCAACCTTACGTCAATAACCGACCCCGAAACTATTGCGGTTTCGCATTTTATTGACTCGCTTACGGTGTTGCGTCATATTGAGCCCGGCGCGTCCGTGCTTGACATTGGCGCGGGCGCGGGGTTTCCGGGAATTCCCGTTAAAATATGCCGCCCTTCAATCAACCTTGTTCTTGCGGACTCACGTGAGAAAAGAGTTTTCTTCATGAGAGAAATCATAAGGGAATTAGAACTGGAAAATACGCGCGCGGTAAAGGCGAGAGCAGGAAAGGAAAACGGCAAAATCGGCGGCGGCTTTGACGTCGCGGTTGCCCGCGCGGTGGCGAAATCGCCCGAAGTGGCGCGCGCTGCTCTGCCTCTTGTAAAAGAGGGAGGCATTGTGTTGATTATGAAAGGTAAAAACGGCGCGCGGGAATGGGAGGAGGAAGAACGGCTGATTCCACAGGGTTCCGTTTTCCACACCTCGGAGGAACTAACACTTCCGACAAGCGGCGAAATCAGGTTTGTTGTGGCTTTGAAAAAGCGTAAAGAGACGTGA